A region from the Desulfomarina profundi genome encodes:
- a CDS encoding isovaleryl-CoA dehydrogenase encodes MRSYPLLNFGLGETANLLRETVHDFVSEEIAPLAEEIDRNDVFPPELWQKMGALGLLGITVSEEYGGAGMGYLEHVIAMEEISRGSASVGLAYGAHSNLCINQIKINGTEEQKKKYLPDLISGKHIGALAMSEAEAGSDVVSMRLRATEDGDGYLLNGSKMWITNGPHANVLVVYAKTAPERQHKGITAFLVEKTFPGFSTSPKLDKLGMRGSPTCELVFENCRVPKENILGQLNQGVQVLMSGLNYERLVLSGGPLGIMNACMDVVLPYIHTRRQFGRAIGEFELMQGKLADMYATWNACKSYVYMVARAADQSSNIRKDAAAVILFTAEKATWMALEAIQCLGGNGYINEFPTGRLLRDAKLYEIGAGTSEIRRMLIGRELFRDTE; translated from the coding sequence ATGAGATCGTATCCCCTCTTGAATTTTGGTCTGGGAGAGACTGCAAATCTTTTGCGGGAAACCGTACATGATTTTGTCAGCGAGGAGATTGCTCCTTTAGCGGAGGAAATTGACCGAAATGACGTGTTTCCTCCCGAACTCTGGCAGAAAATGGGTGCCCTCGGGCTTCTCGGTATTACAGTATCCGAGGAATATGGAGGAGCCGGAATGGGGTACCTCGAACATGTCATTGCCATGGAAGAAATAAGCAGGGGCTCTGCCTCTGTCGGTCTGGCCTATGGCGCCCATTCCAATCTCTGTATTAATCAGATCAAAATAAATGGTACAGAGGAACAGAAGAAGAAATATCTTCCCGATCTGATCAGCGGCAAACATATCGGCGCACTGGCCATGAGTGAAGCCGAAGCCGGGTCCGATGTTGTTTCCATGCGTCTGCGTGCAACGGAGGATGGTGACGGGTATCTGCTGAACGGTTCAAAAATGTGGATCACCAATGGTCCCCATGCCAATGTACTTGTCGTGTACGCCAAAACGGCTCCGGAGAGACAGCACAAGGGGATTACCGCATTTCTGGTGGAAAAAACCTTCCCAGGGTTTTCCACCAGTCCCAAGCTGGATAAGCTCGGTATGCGTGGGTCTCCCACCTGTGAGCTGGTTTTTGAAAATTGCCGGGTTCCGAAGGAGAATATTCTCGGTCAGCTCAACCAGGGTGTTCAGGTTCTGATGAGTGGGCTGAATTATGAACGTCTTGTGTTGTCCGGCGGCCCCCTGGGCATTATGAATGCCTGCATGGACGTTGTGCTGCCCTATATTCATACCCGGAGACAGTTCGGTCGCGCTATTGGAGAATTTGAACTGATGCAGGGTAAGCTGGCGGATATGTATGCCACCTGGAATGCCTGTAAATCTTATGTGTATATGGTCGCCAGAGCAGCTGATCAAAGCTCGAATATCCGTAAGGATGCCGCGGCTGTCATTCTGTTTACTGCTGAAAAAGCCACCTGGATGGCACTGGAGGCAATCCAGTGCCTGGGAGGAAATGGATATATCAACGAATTTCCCACCGGACGCCTGCTGCGTGATGCCAAACTGTATGAAATAGGAGCCGGAACCAGCGAAATTCGAAGAATGCTGATTGGCAGGGAGCTGTTTCGAGATACCGAATAG
- a CDS encoding Zn-ribbon domain-containing OB-fold protein, which yields MSMFGQVFVKNNQYKLKGNFHHLTPNMPIRDADDNWKLLGVTNPRDMTYIHSYGGEAVFFESLSKGKLLATRCDNNDCEGKGSIYIPFRIHCPDCLARMSVVDLTDIAKKTARVHTFMECARSGAFNLLDKPIRFINIEFDGVTTILMSYLSVGEPAIGMKVVPIFKTTGPTYTILDLAWVAEGTKAEELPEGFSF from the coding sequence ATGAGTATGTTCGGGCAGGTATTTGTAAAAAATAATCAGTATAAACTCAAAGGGAACTTCCATCATCTGACGCCTAATATGCCTATTCGCGATGCTGATGATAACTGGAAGCTGCTTGGGGTAACCAATCCGCGGGATATGACCTATATCCATTCCTACGGAGGGGAGGCTGTTTTTTTTGAGTCTCTCAGCAAGGGAAAACTGCTGGCAACCCGGTGTGACAATAATGACTGCGAAGGAAAAGGGTCCATCTATATTCCATTTCGCATTCACTGTCCCGATTGTCTGGCCAGGATGAGTGTTGTTGATCTGACCGATATTGCCAAAAAAACGGCCAGAGTTCACACCTTTATGGAATGTGCCAGGTCGGGGGCTTTTAATCTTCTGGATAAACCGATCCGGTTTATAAATATTGAGTTTGACGGAGTGACCACAATTCTCATGAGTTATCTCAGTGTTGGTGAACCTGCGATAGGGATGAAAGTCGTGCCTATTTTCAAAACAACGGGTCCGACCTATACCATTCTTGATCTTGCCTGGGTAGCGGAAGGAACGAAAGCGGAAGAACTGCCGGAAGGATTTTCTTTCTGA